Proteins from one Oenanthe melanoleuca isolate GR-GAL-2019-014 chromosome 1, OMel1.0, whole genome shotgun sequence genomic window:
- the OMP gene encoding olfactory marker protein produces MAAEAGLLELPFSRDEQLTRRMRLRCQSLQQRDGRPQDGERLLRPNEHIYRVEFSQQHRLRFLRWRLRLAAPGRVTVTGTCQHWTPDLTHLMRRQLLEPAGIFWRRVGAEEVESNEADAQEFGERIAELARIRKVMYFLLTFTGGLEPAQLKGSIVFRV; encoded by the coding sequence ATGGCGGCCGAGGccgggctgctggagctgcccttcAGCCGCGACGAGCAGCTGACGCGGCGCATGCGGCTGCgctgccagagcctgcagcagagggacGGGCGGCCCCAGGACGGGGAGAGGCTGCTGCGCCCCAACGAGCACATCTACAGGGTGGAGTTCAGCCAGCAGCACCGGCTGCGCTTCCTGCGCTGGCGCCTGCGGCTGGCCGCGCCCGGCAGGGTGACGGTGACCGGCACCTGCCAGCACTGGACCCCCGACCTCACCCACCTGATGcgcaggcagctgctggagcccgCGGGCATCTTCTGGAGGAGAGTGGGGGCCGAGGAGGTGGAGAGCAATGAGGCAGACGCCCAGGAGTTTGGGGAGAGGATAGCGGAATTAGCCCGGATCCGCAAGGTGATGTATTTTCTCCTCACTTTCACCGGCGGCCTCGAACCAGCTCAGCTGAAAGGCTCCATTGTTTTTAGAGTCTGA